One Cellulosimicrobium protaetiae genomic region harbors:
- the dnaG gene encoding DNA primase gives MAGLIRREDVEAVRDRARIDEIVSAHVTLKTAGVGSLKGLCPFHDERSPSFHVRPGVGRWHCFGCGEGGDVISFVQKIDGLTFVEAVEYLADRVGIQLRYEDSGGPQRPREEPGRRQRLLEAHRVAAQYFSEQLFASGAQAARAFLAERSFDRADAEHFGVGYAPTGWDNLQRHLQGRGFTQPELVASGLMSQGQRGIYDRFRGRLVWPIRDVTGEIVGFGARRLYDEDQGPKYLNTPETSLYKKSHVLYGIDLAKREIAKQKRVVVVEGYTDVMAAHLSGVTTAVATCGTAFGSDHARIVRRLLGDTTAGGGMQLASGASVGGEVVFTFDGDAAGQKAAVRAFGEDQRFYAQTFVAVEPSGMDPCELRMARGPDAVRALVDGRQPLFEFVIRTTLATFDLDTAEGRVGALRAAAPVVAGIRDAALRPEYARMLAGWIGMDAERVRREVAAAAKRGSAPGPVRSSRPDASRPGGEGTEPEPTVPALPTPDPRDPVARRERLALVAVLQYPQHVPPVFDDLGEDAFAVPAWRAVHAAIRAAGGVREGATLGAGHWVEAVVEQAAEPVRGLVTELAVAPLPEDRENVVGGYVAGVVRGLVDLGLTRRVADAKSRLQRLDPAADLAAYQEAFAALLAVEAERRTLREGEIA, from the coding sequence GTGGCAGGCCTGATTCGACGCGAGGACGTGGAAGCCGTCCGCGACCGCGCACGGATCGACGAGATCGTCTCCGCGCACGTCACCCTCAAGACCGCGGGCGTCGGCTCGCTCAAGGGTCTGTGCCCCTTCCACGACGAGCGGTCGCCGTCGTTCCACGTGCGTCCCGGGGTGGGGCGCTGGCACTGCTTCGGGTGCGGCGAGGGCGGCGACGTCATCTCGTTCGTGCAGAAGATCGACGGCCTGACGTTCGTCGAGGCCGTCGAGTACCTCGCCGACCGCGTCGGGATCCAGCTCCGCTACGAGGACTCGGGCGGACCCCAGCGCCCGCGCGAGGAGCCGGGGCGGCGCCAGCGGCTGCTCGAGGCGCACCGCGTCGCCGCGCAGTACTTCTCCGAGCAGCTCTTCGCGTCCGGCGCGCAGGCGGCCCGCGCGTTCCTCGCCGAGCGCAGCTTCGACCGCGCCGACGCCGAGCACTTCGGCGTCGGGTACGCGCCCACCGGCTGGGACAACCTGCAGCGGCACCTCCAGGGGCGCGGCTTCACCCAGCCCGAGCTCGTCGCGTCCGGGCTCATGAGCCAGGGCCAGCGCGGCATCTACGACCGGTTCCGCGGACGTCTCGTGTGGCCCATCCGCGACGTCACGGGCGAGATCGTCGGGTTCGGCGCGCGCCGCCTCTACGACGAGGACCAGGGGCCCAAGTACCTCAACACCCCGGAGACCTCGCTCTACAAGAAGTCCCACGTCCTCTACGGCATCGACCTCGCCAAGCGCGAGATCGCCAAGCAGAAGCGCGTCGTCGTCGTCGAGGGGTACACCGACGTCATGGCGGCGCACCTGTCCGGCGTGACGACCGCCGTCGCGACGTGCGGCACGGCGTTCGGCTCCGACCACGCGCGCATCGTGCGCCGCCTCCTCGGCGACACGACGGCCGGAGGCGGCATGCAGCTCGCGTCGGGCGCGTCCGTCGGGGGCGAGGTCGTGTTCACGTTCGACGGCGACGCCGCCGGGCAGAAGGCCGCCGTCCGCGCGTTCGGCGAGGACCAGCGCTTCTACGCCCAGACCTTCGTGGCCGTCGAGCCGAGCGGCATGGACCCGTGCGAGCTGCGCATGGCGCGCGGCCCCGACGCCGTGCGCGCGCTCGTCGACGGGCGCCAGCCCCTCTTCGAGTTCGTCATCCGCACGACCCTCGCGACGTTCGACCTCGACACCGCGGAGGGTCGCGTCGGCGCGCTGCGCGCCGCCGCCCCCGTCGTCGCGGGGATCCGCGACGCCGCGCTGCGCCCCGAGTACGCCCGCATGCTCGCGGGCTGGATCGGCATGGACGCCGAGCGCGTCCGGCGCGAGGTCGCCGCGGCTGCCAAGCGGGGCAGCGCTCCCGGGCCGGTCCGGTCGTCCAGGCCCGACGCCTCGCGCCCGGGCGGCGAGGGCACCGAGCCCGAGCCCACGGTCCCTGCGCTCCCCACGCCCGACCCCCGCGACCCGGTGGCGCGCCGCGAGCGCCTCGCGCTCGTCGCGGTCCTGCAGTACCCCCAGCACGTGCCGCCCGTGTTCGACGACCTCGGCGAGGACGCGTTCGCCGTCCCGGCGTGGCGCGCCGTCCACGCCGCGATCCGCGCCGCGGGCGGGGTGCGCGAGGGCGCGACGCTCGGCGCCGGGCACTGGGTCGAGGCCGTCGTCGAGCAGGCCGCCGAGCCGGTGCGCGGCCTCGTGACCGAGCTCGCCGTCGCACCCCTGCCGGAGGACCGGGAGAACGTCGTCGGAGGCTACGTCGCCGGGGTCGTGCGCGGCCTCGTCGACCTCGGGCTCACCCGCCGCGTCGCCGACGCGAAGAGCCGCCTCCAGCGCCTCGACCCCGCCGCGGACCTCGCCGCCTACCAGGAGGCGTTCGCCGCGCTCCTCGCCGTCGAGGCCGAGCGCCGGACTCTGCGCGAGGGCGAGATCGCCTGA